A region from the Drosophila mauritiana strain mau12 chromosome 2L, ASM438214v1, whole genome shotgun sequence genome encodes:
- the LOC117150640 gene encoding glutamate receptor ionotropic, kainate 3, whose amino-acid sequence MFVGNSREAGMWQRILLLGCMWSAFFVCRSRGQQINIGAFFYDDELELEKEFMTVVNAINGPESEQTMSFYPLIKRLKPEDGSVTMQEQACDLIDNGVAAIFGPSSKAASDIVALVCNSTGIPHIEFDISDEGIQAEKPNHQVTLNLYPAQAILSKAYADIVQNFGWRKFTIVYDADDARAAARLQDLLQLREVHNDVVRVRKFRKDDDFRVMWKSIRGERRVVLDCEPSMLVELLNSSTEFGLTGQYNHIFLTNLETYTDHLEELAADNETFAVNITAARLLVNPDPPPYSLPYGYVTQRDSIVYESNDPPRTLLHDLIHDALQLFAQSWRNASFFYPDRMVVPRITCDFAASGGRTWAMGRYLARLMKGTSGVNNTNFRTSILQFDEDGQRITFNIEVYDPLDGIGIAIWDPRGQITQLNVDVKAQKKMIYRVATRIGPPYFSYNETARELNLTGNALYQGYAVDLIDAIARHVGFEYVFVPVADQQYGKLDKETKQWNGIIGEIINNDAHLGICDLTITQARKTAVDFTVPFMQLGVSILAYKSPHVEKTLDAYLAPFGGEVWIWILISVFVMTFLKTIVARISKMDWENPHPCNRDPEVLENQWHIHNTGWLTVASIMTAGCDILPRSPQVRMFEATWWIFAIIIANSYTANLAAFLTSSKMEGSIANLKDLSAQKKVKFGTIYGGSTYNLLADSNETVYRLAFNLMNNDDPSAYTKDNLEGVDRVRKNRGDYMFLMETTTLEYHREQNCDLRSVGEKFGEKHYAIAVPFGAEYRSNLSVAILKLSERGELYDLKQKWWKNPNASCFEEPDPDATPDMTFEELRGIFYTLYAGILIAFLIGITEFLVYVQQVALEERLTFKDAFKKEIRFVLCVWNNRKPIVAGTPISSVRTTPRRSLDKSLDRTPKSSRRVVIGRSSEEMREMAHGSGSSSGSNNAGRGQKEARV is encoded by the exons ATGTTCGTTGGGAATTCCAGAGAAGCAGGCATGTGGCAGCGCATACTTTTGCTCGGCTGCATGTGGAGTGCATTTTTCGTGTGCCGCAGCCGGGGGCAACAAATCAACATTG GCGCCTTCTTCTACGACGATGAACTGGAGCTGGAGAAGGAGTTCATGACGGTGGTCAACGCCATCAATGGACCTGAATCGGAACAGACGATGAGTTTCTATCCGCTCATAAAGCGCCTGAAGCCCGAGGATGGGAGTGTCACGATGCAGGAACAGG CCTGCGATCTCATAGATAATGGTGTCGCGGCTATTTTCGGACCAAGTTCAAAGGCGGCGAGCG ACATTGTGGCCTTGGTGTGCAATAGCACCGGCATTCCGCACATAGAGTTCGACATATCGGACGAGGGCATTCAGGCCGAGAAGCCCAACCACCAAGTGACCCTTAACCTGTACCCCGCCCAGGCCATATTGTCCAAGGCCTACGCGGATATTGTGCAGAACTTTGGGTGGCGGAAGTTCACCATTGTCTACGATGCGGACGATG CCAGGGCAGCAGCTCGACTGCAGGATCTTCTGCAGCTCCGAGAGGTTCACAATGATGTGGTGCGGGTGCGAAAGTTCCGGAAGGACGACGACTTTCGGGTTATGTGGAAGAGCATCCGGGGCGAGCGGCGAGTGGTTTTGGACTGTGAACCCAGCATGCTGGTGGAGCTCCTGAACTCCTCCACTGAGTTTGGTCTAACTGGACAGTACAAT cacatatttctgacgaatcTGGAAACCTACACCGATCATCTAGAGGAACTCGCGGCGGATAACGAAACATTTGCCGTGAACATAACTGCTGCTCGTCTTTTGGTCAATCCCGATCCTCCGCCG TACTCTCTGCCTTACGGATATGTCACCCAAAGGGACAGCATCGTTTACGAAAGCAACGATCCGCCTCGCACCCTCCTCCACGACTTGATACATGATGCACTGCAGCTTTTTGCGCAGTCCTGGCGCAATGCCAGCTTCTTCTACCCGGACAGGATGGTGGTGCCGCGAATAACCTGCGACTTTGCCGCATCCGGAGGTCGCACCTGGGCCATGGGGCGCTATCTGGCACGCCTCATGAAAGGG ACTTCCGGCGTGAACAACACGAACTTCCGGACCAGTATCCTGCAGTTCGACGAGGATGGACAGCGGATTACGTTCAACATCGAGGTCTACGACCCCTTGGATGGCATTGGCATAGCCATCTGGGACCCTCGGGGTCAGATAACTCAACTCAATGTGGACGTCAAGGCGCAGAAGAAGATGATTTACCGGGTGGCCACCAGAATTGGCCCACCGTACTTCTCGTACAACGAGACTGCGAGGGAGCTGAATCTCACGGGCAACGCCCTCTATCAAGGATATGCCGTGGACCTTATCGACGCCATTGCCAGACACGTGGGATTTGAGTATGTCTTCGTTCCCGTGGCTGATCAGCAGTACGGAAAACTGGACAAGGAAACCAAGCAGTGGAACGGCATCATTGGCGAGATAATCAATAAC GATGCGCACTTGGGAATCTGCGACCTGACCATCACCCAAGCGCGGAAGACCGCAGTGGACTTCACCGTGCCCTTTATGCAGCTGGGTGTCAGTATCCTGGCATACAAAAGTCCGCATGTGGAAAAGACACTCGATGCATACCTGGCACCTTTTGGTGGAGAAGTGTGGATCTGGATTCTCATATCGGTGTTCGTGATGACCTTCCTCAAGACCATAGTTGCGAGGATCTCCAAAATGGACTGGGAGAACCCACATCCGTGTAATCGGGATCCCGAGGTGCTCGAGAATCAGTGGCACATCCACAAcactggctggttgactgtggCCTCCATCATGACAGCAGGTTGCGACATCCTACCGAGAAGTCCACAG GTGCGAATGTTTGAGGCAACCTGGTGGATTTTTGCCATCATCATAGCGAACTCCTATACGGCCAACTTAGCTGCGTTTTTGACCAGCTCCAAAATGGAGGGCAGCATAGCCAACCTGAAGGATCTGAGTGCCCAGAAGAAGGTCAAGTTCGGCACCATCTACGGCGGTAGTACGTATAATCTCCTGGCGGACTCCAACGAGACCGTCTATCGCCTGGCCTTCAATCTCATGAACAACGACGACCCATCCGCCTACACAAAGGACAATCTGGAAGGCGTCGACCGCGTGCGAAAGAATCGAGGGGACTACATGTTTCTCATGGAGACCACCACCTTGGAGTACCATCGCGAGCAGAACTGCGACCTGCGCTCCGTAGGAGAAAAGTTCGGGGAGAAGCACTACGCCATTGCGGTTCCATTCGGGGCTGAGTACAGATCCAACCTGAGTGTGGCCATCCTGAAGCTCAGTGAGCGGGGTGAGCTGTACGATCTCAAGCAAAAGTGGTGGAAGAACCCCAACGCCAGCTGCTTCGAGGAACCCGATCCCGATGCCACGCCTGACATGACCTTCGAGGAGCTGCGCGGCATATTCTACACGCTCTACGCCGGAATCCTGATTGCCTTTCTCATCGGCATCACGGAGTTTTTGGTCTACGTGCAGCAAGTGGCTTTGGAAGAAAGG CTCACTTTTAAGGACGCCTTCAAGAAGGAGATCCGCTTTGTGCTTTGCGTATGGAACAATAGGAAACCCATCGTGGCCGGCACTCCAATATCCAGTGTCAGGACTACACCGCGAAGATCCTTGGATAAGTCCCTGGACCGCACTCCCAAGTCGAGCCGCCGAGTTGTCATCGGGCGTTCCTCGGAGGAGATGCGCGAAATGGCACACGGATCTGGTTCCTCCTCGGGAAGCAACAACGCAGGAAGGGGACAAAAGGAGGCGCGGGTCTAA